From a single Balneolales bacterium ANBcel1 genomic region:
- a CDS encoding L-threonylcarbamoyladenylate synthase, with protein sequence MAEKIKLHPVTPHQKRIFDITDRLHNDEIILLPTDTQYALACSYTNKKGIERIRQIRQLKKDHLLTLICDSLSGISQFARLGDNQFKAIKRLIPGPYTFVLPATKEVPRLLLNPKRQTIGFRVPDYPICARLVDELGKPLIATTARHPDYDGTSGNGTTNRHELFRRFDKQIDLIVDNEQQLVEDASTIVDMSNEQPVVIRAGKGIDKFLEVCAICDLEPVEA encoded by the coding sequence ATGGCAGAAAAAATCAAACTTCATCCCGTAACTCCGCATCAAAAAAGAATTTTTGATATCACGGATCGTCTTCACAACGATGAAATCATCCTGCTTCCGACAGACACCCAGTACGCGCTGGCCTGCAGCTATACCAACAAGAAAGGCATCGAACGGATCCGCCAGATACGCCAGCTTAAAAAGGACCACCTGCTTACTCTGATTTGTGATTCGCTCAGCGGTATCTCCCAGTTCGCCAGGCTCGGGGACAATCAGTTCAAGGCGATCAAACGCCTCATTCCCGGACCCTATACTTTTGTGCTGCCCGCCACCAAGGAGGTGCCCCGCCTGCTGCTGAATCCCAAAAGGCAGACCATCGGGTTTCGTGTGCCCGACTATCCCATTTGCGCCCGTCTGGTGGATGAGCTCGGCAAACCCCTGATTGCCACAACCGCCCGCCATCCCGACTATGACGGCACGTCCGGCAATGGCACCACGAACCGGCATGAACTGTTCCGGCGGTTCGACAAGCAGATAGACCTGATTGTGGATAATGAACAGCAGCTTGTCGAAGACGCTTCCACCATTGTCGACATGTCCAATGAGCAGCCGGTGGTGATCCGCGCCGGCAAAGGCATTGACAAGTTTCTGGAAGTGTGCGCCATCTGTGACCTCGAACCGGTAGAGGCGTGA
- a CDS encoding metal-dependent hydrolase — protein sequence MAQTRWLGHSTFIVTTRNGKTILVDPFLDGNPTTPAEWKSPDQLDVILVTHGHDDHAADTLTLAEKTGAKVVTIVELSHLFQEDGLSGDQAVEMNKGGTVDFGDFRVTMTNANHSSSWKGRYAGDPAGFILHIDDLVIYHAGDTNIMPDFELYGTIYQPDIAILPIGDHYTMGPLEAAHACRMLKAKYAVPMHYGTMPVLSGTPDEFQKLVEELTGKQTRVLVPAAGENFLESLDL from the coding sequence ATGGCACAGACACGCTGGCTCGGACACTCCACATTCATCGTAACAACCCGCAACGGAAAAACCATTCTTGTAGATCCATTTCTGGACGGCAACCCGACCACCCCGGCGGAATGGAAATCGCCGGATCAGCTGGATGTCATCCTGGTAACCCACGGGCACGACGACCATGCCGCAGATACCCTCACACTGGCCGAAAAAACGGGGGCAAAAGTGGTAACCATCGTTGAACTCTCCCATCTGTTTCAAGAGGACGGACTTTCCGGAGACCAGGCCGTGGAAATGAACAAGGGCGGCACCGTGGATTTCGGTGATTTCAGGGTAACCATGACCAACGCCAATCATTCCAGCTCATGGAAAGGCCGCTATGCCGGCGACCCTGCCGGCTTCATTCTGCATATCGACGACCTGGTGATCTATCACGCGGGCGACACCAACATCATGCCTGATTTCGAACTGTATGGCACCATCTATCAGCCCGATATCGCCATTCTACCGATAGGTGACCACTACACCATGGGGCCGCTTGAGGCCGCGCATGCCTGCCGCATGCTGAAGGCCAAATATGCAGTTCCCATGCATTACGGCACCATGCCGGTGCTTTCAGGAACGCCGGATGAGTTCCAAAAGCTGGTTGAGGAACTGACCGGCAAACAGACCCGGGTGCTGGTTCCCGCCGCCGGTGAAAATTTTCTGGAATCATTGGATCTGTAA
- a CDS encoding TAT-variant-translocated molybdopterin oxidoreductase: MAKEQQKTYWRSLNELAQNEEYKKFAEREFPENATELTDGVSRRNFLQIMGASIALAGLSACRKPVQKIMPYARQPEHVIPGIPLYYASAAPFRGNLSGIVVETHEGRPTKIEGNELHPDSGGRTNSRQQAAILDLYDQDRSRKVRHNGSDSSWSDFIRFCSEHFAENGNRVAFISEANSSPTLARLRDQAMQRFPDARWVTFEPYNDESVLNGVNMAFGSRLRPHYHFDKARITLSLDDDFMQDSDNNVRYIADFAQSRAIASADDEPARLYVAESNYSLTGSNADHRLRIKSSELPRFCYSLAAALSERVSGLEAYSGFTSEFNGHSWISVLVEELIRHRGESILTAGAEHDGGVHATVAAINLALGNIGRTVEYLDVPWLAEDDQNRAFSELTAEMTAGNIDTVVLVGTNPVFTAPADLNVESALSRVPVSIHLSSHYDETSRHCTWHVPRAHFLETWGDGYSCSGASSIIQPMIQPLLGGKSEVEFVNAVVNAEDTASYDLIRETWVNLLPAPFESHWNRVLHDGLLEDSRFEAADVALSAGFATDVAEFTSRPYEIPADAIELVMRPDPKLHDGRFANNGWLQELPDPMTKITWDNVALLSPNTAERIGIPPSRRFGNFDQPVIRISTENTGEIEIAAWVLPGHADDSITIYNGYGRQQIGRVADQVGVSANHLRTTGNRLFHHSVTVDQAGRTYEIACTQDHHSLEGRPLVQDADLEHYRENPTFAQDAVYVPGVKGDREHPIQLFSDTEWPEHEPQWGMTIDLNSCVGCGVCTIACQAENNIPVIGKREVRRGREMHWIRTDRYFSGDERESPKVMHQPVPCMHCENAPCEQVCPVAATTHSDDGLNQMTYNRCIGTRYCANNCPYKVRRFNFFNYSKEYLTGGDDPEIIQMAMNPDVTVRFRGVMEKCTYCVQRISRAKIDTKNETGNSIKPPDGTVKTACQQACPANAIAFGDLTDRNSAVSIEKQKDRNYMMLEELNVRPRTSYLAKIRNPNREISPAT, from the coding sequence ATGGCAAAAGAGCAACAAAAGACGTACTGGCGAAGTTTAAATGAACTGGCACAGAACGAGGAGTACAAAAAGTTCGCCGAGCGTGAATTCCCGGAAAACGCAACGGAACTGACCGACGGGGTTTCCCGCAGAAATTTTCTGCAGATCATGGGGGCTTCCATTGCGCTGGCCGGGCTTTCGGCTTGCCGCAAGCCGGTGCAGAAGATCATGCCGTACGCCCGCCAGCCGGAACATGTGATCCCGGGCATTCCTTTATATTATGCTTCGGCTGCGCCTTTTCGCGGCAACCTGAGCGGTATCGTTGTTGAAACACACGAAGGCCGCCCTACAAAAATTGAAGGCAACGAGCTTCACCCCGACAGCGGGGGCCGGACCAACAGCCGGCAACAGGCCGCCATCCTTGATCTGTACGACCAGGACCGGTCGCGGAAAGTCCGACATAACGGGTCGGACAGCTCCTGGTCCGATTTCATCCGTTTTTGCTCCGAGCATTTCGCCGAGAACGGCAACAGAGTGGCTTTTATCAGCGAAGCCAACTCGTCGCCGACGCTTGCGCGACTCCGCGACCAGGCCATGCAACGCTTTCCGGACGCACGCTGGGTCACATTCGAGCCCTACAACGACGAATCCGTACTGAATGGGGTCAATATGGCTTTCGGAAGCCGGCTTCGTCCGCATTATCACTTCGACAAGGCGCGCATCACGCTTTCGCTGGATGACGACTTCATGCAGGACAGCGACAACAATGTGCGCTATATCGCGGATTTTGCGCAGAGCCGGGCGATTGCCTCCGCCGACGATGAACCGGCCAGGCTCTATGTCGCCGAAAGCAACTACTCCCTCACCGGCTCCAACGCCGATCACCGTCTGCGGATCAAATCATCCGAACTGCCCCGCTTCTGCTACAGTCTCGCGGCCGCCCTGTCCGAGCGCGTTTCCGGCCTGGAAGCCTATTCCGGATTCACAAGTGAGTTCAATGGACACAGCTGGATCAGTGTCCTTGTCGAGGAACTGATCCGCCACCGCGGCGAAAGCATCCTCACCGCCGGAGCCGAACACGATGGCGGCGTCCATGCCACCGTCGCCGCCATAAACCTGGCACTGGGCAACATCGGCCGGACCGTGGAATATCTCGATGTGCCCTGGCTCGCGGAAGATGACCAGAACCGGGCATTCTCCGAACTGACAGCCGAAATGACCGCCGGCAACATCGACACGGTGGTCCTGGTCGGGACCAACCCCGTCTTTACGGCCCCTGCCGACCTGAATGTTGAAAGCGCCCTTTCCCGGGTACCCGTGAGTATTCATCTTTCGTCCCACTACGATGAAACCTCACGCCACTGCACCTGGCATGTGCCCCGCGCCCATTTTCTTGAAACCTGGGGGGATGGCTATTCCTGCAGCGGAGCCTCGTCAATCATTCAACCCATGATCCAGCCGCTTCTGGGGGGCAAGAGCGAAGTGGAGTTTGTAAACGCGGTGGTCAACGCCGAAGATACGGCCAGCTATGACCTGATTCGGGAAACCTGGGTCAACCTCCTTCCCGCTCCCTTTGAAAGCCACTGGAACAGGGTGCTGCACGACGGACTGCTTGAGGATTCCCGCTTTGAAGCCGCCGATGTCGCCCTCTCCGCCGGCTTTGCCACCGATGTGGCCGAATTTACCAGCCGGCCTTACGAAATTCCGGCGGATGCGATAGAACTGGTCATGAGGCCCGACCCCAAACTGCACGATGGCCGTTTTGCCAACAACGGATGGCTTCAGGAGCTTCCCGATCCCATGACCAAGATCACCTGGGACAATGTTGCGCTCCTCTCCCCGAATACCGCCGAACGCATCGGCATTCCGCCATCCCGAAGGTTCGGGAATTTCGATCAGCCTGTGATCCGCATATCCACTGAAAACACCGGAGAGATCGAGATCGCCGCATGGGTTCTGCCCGGACACGCCGACGACAGCATCACCATCTACAACGGCTACGGACGGCAGCAGATCGGACGGGTAGCCGACCAGGTAGGCGTCAGCGCAAACCATCTCAGAACCACAGGCAACCGCCTTTTCCATCACAGCGTTACGGTGGATCAGGCCGGCCGCACCTACGAAATCGCCTGCACGCAGGACCATCACAGCCTGGAGGGACGTCCCCTCGTGCAGGATGCCGACCTGGAACACTACCGCGAAAACCCGACTTTTGCACAGGACGCGGTATATGTGCCTGGGGTGAAAGGCGACCGCGAGCACCCGATTCAGCTCTTTTCCGATACAGAGTGGCCGGAACACGAGCCGCAATGGGGAATGACAATCGACCTGAATTCCTGTGTCGGCTGCGGGGTTTGCACCATTGCCTGTCAGGCCGAGAACAACATACCGGTGATCGGAAAGCGGGAAGTGCGTCGCGGCCGGGAGATGCACTGGATCCGCACCGACCGCTATTTCAGCGGCGATGAACGGGAAAGCCCGAAGGTGATGCACCAGCCGGTTCCGTGCATGCACTGCGAAAACGCGCCCTGTGAGCAGGTGTGCCCGGTGGCCGCGACAACCCACAGCGACGACGGTCTCAACCAGATGACCTACAACCGCTGCATCGGAACACGGTACTGCGCCAACAACTGTCCGTATAAAGTCCGTCGCTTCAATTTCTTCAACTACTCCAAAGAGTACCTGACAGGCGGCGATGACCCGGAAATCATCCAGATGGCGATGAACCCCGATGTGACGGTCCGCTTCCGGGGTGTCATGGAGAAATGCACCTACTGTGTGCAGCGCATCAGCCGCGCCAAAATCGATACCAAAAACGAAACCGGAAACTCCATCAAGCCGCCCGACGGCACGGTCAAGACCGCCTGCCAGCAGGCCTGTCCGGCCAACGCTATCGCGTTCGGCGACCTGACCGACCGCAACAGCGCTGTTTCCATCGAAAAGCAGAAAGACCGCAACTACATGATGCTCGAGGAACTGAACGTGCGTCCGCGCACCTCGTACCTGGCAAAGATCCGCAATCCCAACCGGGAGATATCCCCGGCAACGTAA
- a CDS encoding DUF420 domain-containing protein: MISLTDLPQLNAVLNTIATLFLFAGFIFIKKKNIAAHMRMMWSAFFVSALFLTSYLIFHYQVGSVGYDGTGWIRPVYFTILISHIILAIVNLPMILVTMYRAVRKDYQRHKKIARWTWPIWMYVSVTGVIVYLMMEFSGSYDKLYHLP, encoded by the coding sequence ATGATTTCTTTGACAGACCTTCCGCAGCTCAACGCCGTACTAAACACCATCGCGACCCTCTTTCTGTTCGCCGGTTTTATTTTTATCAAGAAGAAAAATATCGCCGCGCACATGCGCATGATGTGGTCGGCCTTTTTCGTCTCGGCGCTGTTTCTGACAAGCTACCTCATCTTCCACTATCAGGTGGGATCGGTCGGGTACGACGGGACCGGCTGGATCCGACCTGTCTATTTTACCATCCTCATCTCCCACATTATACTGGCAATTGTGAATCTCCCCATGATTCTGGTTACCATGTACCGCGCCGTGCGAAAGGACTATCAGAGGCACAAGAAGATCGCCAGATGGACCTGGCCGATCTGGATGTACGTGTCGGTGACCGGAGTGATCGTCTATCTGATGATGGAGTTCTCCGGCAGCTACGACAAGCTCTACCACCTTCCCTGA
- a CDS encoding cytochrome c3 family protein, which produces MAQIFPKWVDKIPKRLQLATILIVTAIIFGFWYFGSPEYLEVGYAPNQPIPYSHKFHVAELGIDCQYCHGTAWESAIAAIPSTETCMNCHEYVALDSDKLEPLRDSWETGNPVEWIRVHDVPDHAYFNHSAHVNVGIGCATCHGRVDRMEVVMKTESMSMGWCLDCHNNPGPNLRPVEEVTNMAWEPPDDHYQFAQMIIEKRNINAPVYCNACHR; this is translated from the coding sequence ATGGCGCAGATTTTCCCCAAGTGGGTTGACAAAATTCCGAAACGGTTGCAGCTTGCAACCATACTTATTGTCACGGCAATCATTTTCGGTTTCTGGTACTTCGGGTCTCCCGAATATCTGGAAGTGGGATACGCTCCGAACCAACCTATCCCGTACAGCCATAAATTTCATGTCGCGGAACTCGGTATCGACTGCCAGTACTGTCATGGCACGGCATGGGAGTCGGCTATAGCCGCCATTCCATCCACCGAAACATGCATGAATTGCCATGAATACGTGGCACTGGATTCCGATAAACTTGAGCCGCTCAGAGATAGTTGGGAAACCGGCAATCCGGTTGAATGGATTCGCGTGCACGATGTACCGGATCACGCCTACTTCAACCATTCGGCGCACGTGAATGTCGGTATCGGCTGCGCCACCTGTCACGGCCGTGTCGACCGGATGGAAGTGGTTATGAAAACAGAATCCATGAGTATGGGATGGTGTCTGGACTGCCACAACAACCCTGGGCCCAATCTGCGTCCGGTCGAAGAAGTGACCAACATGGCCTGGGAGCCTCCGGATGATCATTACCAGTTTGCCCAGATGATCATTGAAAAGCGCAACATCAACGCGCCCGTGTACTGCAACGCCTGCCACCGGTAG
- a CDS encoding DUF3341 domain-containing protein codes for MSDKEKTFGLLAEFDNPADLMDAAAAVNKAGYSKFDTYSPFPIHGMDDAMGLKPSKLGWIVLAHGIIGLLGGIALQIWSMDIAYPLIISGKPTLNFPAFVPVTFALVILLSAFGTFLGMFTLNKLPKFYNPLFNSERFSKASDDGFFLCVEASDPLYSETKTTELLKHSGATYTEIIPDA; via the coding sequence ATGAGTGATAAAGAAAAAACCTTCGGCCTGCTTGCCGAGTTTGACAACCCCGCCGACCTGATGGACGCCGCGGCAGCGGTAAACAAGGCCGGCTACAGCAAGTTCGATACCTACAGCCCGTTTCCCATCCACGGGATGGACGACGCCATGGGCCTAAAGCCCTCCAAACTCGGCTGGATCGTGCTGGCTCACGGCATCATCGGCCTGCTCGGAGGGATCGCGCTGCAGATCTGGTCGATGGATATCGCCTATCCCCTTATCATCAGCGGCAAGCCGACCCTCAACTTTCCCGCGTTCGTGCCGGTCACTTTTGCGCTGGTGATTCTGCTATCGGCATTCGGCACCTTCCTAGGAATGTTTACACTTAACAAACTGCCGAAATTTTACAACCCCCTGTTCAACTCGGAACGGTTTTCCAAAGCCTCCGACGACGGTTTCTTTCTCTGTGTGGAAGCGTCCGATCCCCTGTATTCGGAAACCAAAACCACCGAGCTTCTGAAACATTCCGGAGCCACCTACACCGAGATTATTCCCGACGCCTAA
- the mtnA gene encoding S-methyl-5-thioribose-1-phosphate isomerase, which yields MMAQQPDSTPVFQSISWTGDHLRIIDQTLLPGREAYLDLQDADGVREAIRSLRVRGAPAIGIAAAYGVYLGVKTCAEDPPEVFERKLAGVCELLASSRPTAVNLQWALDQALATAQRMRGRPAGEILEALLNLAKTIHQDDKAICADIGMNGQDLVPENAQILTHCNTGSLATGQFGTALSIIYHAHIGGKNIHVWVDETRPLLQGSRLTSWELQKAGIDHHIITDSMAGWVMNRHRVDLIVVGTDRVAGNGDTANKIGTYSLAVLARHHNIPFYVAAPLSSIDLNTAAGSDIPIEERSPAEVRQTGGCQTAPDDAPVYNPAFDVTPHELITAFVTERGIIRPDYSRNLAAAFER from the coding sequence ATGATGGCACAACAACCTGATTCCACCCCGGTTTTTCAGTCCATTTCATGGACCGGCGACCACCTGCGTATCATCGACCAGACCCTGCTGCCCGGCCGTGAAGCATACCTGGATCTTCAGGATGCCGACGGGGTGCGGGAAGCCATCCGTTCGCTTCGTGTGAGAGGTGCGCCGGCTATCGGCATCGCCGCCGCGTACGGCGTGTATTTGGGTGTTAAAACCTGTGCAGAGGATCCGCCGGAGGTGTTTGAACGCAAACTGGCCGGGGTCTGTGAGTTACTTGCATCTTCGCGGCCGACAGCGGTGAACCTTCAGTGGGCGCTTGACCAGGCGCTCGCCACAGCGCAACGGATGCGGGGCCGACCAGCCGGAGAAATTCTGGAAGCGCTGCTGAATCTGGCGAAAACAATTCACCAGGACGACAAGGCGATATGCGCCGATATCGGAATGAACGGGCAGGATCTGGTTCCCGAGAACGCGCAGATACTGACGCACTGCAACACCGGCAGCCTGGCCACCGGACAATTCGGCACCGCCCTCTCCATCATTTATCACGCCCACATTGGCGGGAAAAACATTCATGTGTGGGTGGATGAAACCCGGCCGCTGCTCCAGGGTAGCCGCCTAACCTCCTGGGAGCTTCAAAAGGCCGGCATCGACCACCACATAATCACCGACTCCATGGCCGGCTGGGTGATGAATCGCCACCGGGTGGATCTGATCGTTGTCGGTACCGACCGTGTCGCTGGAAACGGCGATACCGCCAACAAGATCGGAACCTACAGCCTGGCGGTCCTGGCACGCCATCACAACATCCCGTTTTACGTGGCGGCTCCCCTGTCGTCCATTGACCTGAACACCGCCGCCGGATCGGACATCCCGATTGAAGAACGGTCACCCGCGGAGGTTCGCCAAACAGGCGGATGCCAAACCGCACCAGACGACGCGCCTGTCTACAACCCGGCGTTCGACGTGACACCTCACGAGCTCATCACCGCATTTGTAACGGAAAGGGGAATCATCCGCCCGGATTATTCCCGCAACCTGGCGGCGGCCTTCGAACGGTAA
- the nrfD gene encoding polysulfide reductase NrfD, translated as MSQNTVTAPDNRLVKGDHDFASVTKLISDIPQERTPLWWYIAFGISNILLAVMLAMVVWLIWNGIGVWGLNNPVGWGWDITNFVWWVGIGHAGTLISAILFLFRQGWRTAINRFAEAMTIFAVMCAGLFPAIHVGRIWTIYWIFPLPNSMQLWPNFNSPLLWDVFAVFTYLTVSTLFWYVGLVPDLATMRDKVKGKISKIAYGIFALGWTGANRHWQNYEKAYMILAGLATPLVLSVHTIVSFDFAVSIIPGWHTTIFPPYFVAGAVFSGFAMVLSLMIITRKLYKLEDIMTLDHIEKMNIIILVTGNMVGFAYAMEFFIAWYSGVEYEKFAFINRAFGPYAWAYWIMVTCNVVAPQFFWVKKFRRNIALTFALSIVINIGMWFERFVITVTSLAQDFLPSSWGYFSPTYVDVLTYVGTFGLFFTFFLLFLRFLPMVAISEVKGVMPQADPAYYRSGNGNTKSN; from the coding sequence ATGAGTCAGAATACCGTAACGGCACCGGATAACCGGCTGGTGAAAGGCGATCACGATTTTGCCAGTGTCACCAAACTGATCAGTGATATTCCCCAGGAACGGACACCCTTGTGGTGGTATATCGCCTTCGGTATCTCGAACATTCTGCTTGCGGTCATGCTGGCCATGGTCGTTTGGCTGATTTGGAACGGGATTGGAGTCTGGGGCCTCAACAATCCGGTTGGCTGGGGCTGGGACATCACCAACTTCGTATGGTGGGTGGGAATTGGTCACGCCGGAACCCTCATCTCCGCCATTCTTTTCCTGTTCCGCCAGGGGTGGCGAACCGCCATCAACCGCTTTGCCGAGGCGATGACCATCTTCGCCGTCATGTGCGCGGGCCTGTTTCCCGCCATTCACGTCGGACGGATCTGGACCATCTACTGGATCTTCCCGCTGCCCAACTCCATGCAGCTCTGGCCCAATTTCAACAGCCCCCTTCTCTGGGACGTTTTTGCCGTGTTCACCTATCTGACCGTATCCACCCTGTTCTGGTATGTCGGACTGGTGCCCGACCTCGCCACCATGCGCGACAAGGTCAAGGGCAAAATCTCCAAAATCGCCTACGGCATCTTCGCACTGGGATGGACCGGTGCCAACCGGCACTGGCAAAACTATGAAAAAGCTTACATGATCCTGGCCGGTCTCGCGACCCCGCTCGTCCTCTCCGTGCATACCATCGTATCATTCGACTTTGCCGTCTCCATCATTCCCGGCTGGCACACCACCATCTTCCCTCCCTATTTCGTGGCCGGAGCCGTTTTCTCCGGATTCGCGATGGTGCTTTCGCTGATGATCATCACCCGCAAGCTCTACAAGCTTGAAGATATCATGACCCTCGACCACATCGAGAAGATGAACATCATCATCCTGGTAACCGGGAATATGGTCGGCTTTGCCTACGCCATGGAGTTTTTCATCGCCTGGTACAGCGGTGTGGAGTACGAAAAATTCGCCTTTATCAACAGGGCGTTCGGCCCCTATGCCTGGGCCTACTGGATTATGGTTACCTGCAACGTGGTGGCTCCGCAGTTTTTCTGGGTGAAGAAGTTCCGCAGGAATATCGCCCTGACTTTCGCTCTGTCCATTGTCATCAACATAGGCATGTGGTTTGAGCGGTTTGTGATTACGGTCACTTCGCTGGCCCAGGACTTCCTGCCCTCCTCCTGGGGGTACTTCTCTCCCACCTATGTGGATGTACTCACCTATGTAGGTACCTTCGGACTCTTTTTCACCTTCTTCCTGCTTTTCCTCCGGTTCCTGCCGATGGTTGCGATTTCGGAGGTGAAAGGGGTGATGCCCCAGGCCGATCCGGCCTATTACCGATCCGGCAACGGCAATACCAAGTCAAACTGA
- a CDS encoding cytochrome c codes for MKISLPHLLSILLLAVLLGACRGQPSDKPPIHTQYNMYWQDRFNAQQENPFFADGRSMRSPVEGTVARGLLEDDPAYFHGLNDDGSYVQTIPVDITRSFIKRGQGQYNVFCTPCHGGAGDGNGPVSDFGYIAASLHTDNAREMPDGEIYSAIYNGVRTMNSYRHLIKVEDRWAIVAYVRALQLSQDAGEEDLERLNLDPEIFAAGEN; via the coding sequence ATGAAGATATCTCTGCCACACCTGTTGTCCATACTACTGCTCGCCGTTCTTTTGGGTGCGTGCCGGGGCCAGCCGTCCGACAAGCCCCCCATCCACACCCAGTATAATATGTATTGGCAGGACCGGTTCAACGCACAACAGGAAAATCCGTTCTTCGCCGACGGTCGCTCCATGCGCAGTCCGGTGGAAGGCACGGTCGCCAGAGGATTGCTGGAGGATGATCCGGCCTACTTCCATGGCCTCAACGATGACGGAAGCTACGTGCAAACCATTCCGGTCGACATCACCCGTTCGTTCATTAAACGGGGCCAGGGCCAGTACAACGTCTTTTGCACCCCCTGCCATGGCGGAGCCGGGGACGGCAACGGACCGGTTTCGGATTTCGGTTACATCGCCGCTTCCCTCCACACCGACAACGCCCGGGAAATGCCCGACGGCGAGATTTACAGCGCCATCTATAACGGCGTGCGCACCATGAACTCCTACCGCCATCTGATCAAGGTCGAAGACCGGTGGGCGATCGTCGCCTATGTGAGGGCCCTGCAACTGAGCCAGGATGCCGGA
- the pfp gene encoding diphosphate--fructose-6-phosphate 1-phosphotransferase has product MSQPKRLAILCAGGPAPGLNSVIGAATIRAIQHGYEVLGLIDGFKWVMRGDTSHIEHLTIDKVSRIHLRGGSFIGIARDNPTKKKEHLENTINTLLKLGVDKLITIGGDDTAFSAMTLEKASEGKISVVHVPKTIDNDLDLPHGIPTFGFQTARHIGVEVVKNLMEDARTTSRWYFVVSMGRKAGHLALGIGKAAGATLTLIPEEFKEEVISLKKLTDILIGTMVKRKAAGQENGVVILAEGLVERLSTEELEGLAELERDEHDNLRFAELDLGEILKNSVRKRLDDYNLKTTIVSKDIGYELRCADPIPFDMEYTRDLGFSAVEFIVKGGTAAMISIQGGHFVPMFFKDILDKKTGKTKIRMVDISSMSFAIAHQYMIRLTSNDFSDADALKTYGEICGMSPEAFKKEFEGVTQYEAETDEVSESIRVNFPSS; this is encoded by the coding sequence ATGTCACAACCCAAAAGATTAGCCATACTTTGTGCCGGCGGACCGGCACCCGGTCTCAACAGTGTAATCGGTGCCGCCACCATTCGTGCCATCCAACATGGTTACGAGGTACTCGGACTCATCGACGGATTTAAATGGGTCATGCGGGGAGATACTTCGCACATCGAACACCTGACGATCGACAAAGTGAGCCGTATCCACCTTCGCGGCGGTTCTTTCATCGGAATTGCCAGGGACAACCCCACCAAGAAGAAGGAGCATCTGGAAAACACCATCAACACCCTGCTCAAGCTGGGTGTCGACAAGCTCATTACCATCGGCGGTGACGATACGGCATTCAGCGCCATGACCCTCGAAAAAGCCTCCGAAGGCAAAATCAGCGTTGTGCACGTGCCCAAGACCATCGACAATGACCTGGATCTTCCCCACGGTATTCCCACATTCGGTTTCCAGACCGCACGTCACATCGGTGTAGAAGTTGTCAAAAACCTGATGGAAGATGCCCGCACCACCTCCCGCTGGTACTTCGTTGTCTCCATGGGTCGCAAAGCCGGTCACCTGGCTCTCGGTATCGGCAAAGCGGCAGGCGCCACACTTACCCTGATTCCCGAAGAGTTCAAGGAAGAGGTGATTTCCCTGAAGAAACTTACCGACATCCTGATCGGCACCATGGTCAAGCGCAAAGCGGCCGGACAGGAGAACGGAGTTGTGATTCTTGCCGAAGGACTGGTTGAGCGGCTGAGCACCGAAGAGCTGGAAGGCCTTGCCGAGCTCGAGCGTGATGAGCACGACAACCTGCGGTTCGCCGAGCTGGACCTCGGTGAAATCCTGAAGAATTCGGTGAGAAAGCGCCTGGATGACTACAATCTGAAAACGACTATCGTCTCCAAAGATATCGGTTATGAGCTTCGTTGCGCCGATCCCATTCCGTTTGATATGGAGTATACCCGTGACCTTGGTTTCTCTGCCGTGGAATTTATCGTGAAGGGCGGAACCGCCGCCATGATTTCCATCCAGGGCGGCCACTTCGTGCCGATGTTCTTCAAGGATATCCTGGATAAGAAGACCGGAAAAACCAAGATCCGTATGGTGGATATCTCCTCCATGTCGTTCGCGATCGCGCATCAGTACATGATTCGACTCACCAGCAACGACTTCAGCGATGCAGATGCCCTGAAAACGTATGGAGAGATTTGTGGAATGTCTCCGGAAGCCTTTAAGAAGGAGTTTGAAGGCGTGACCCAGTATGAGGCGGAAACAGACGAAGTGAGCGAAAGCATTCGTGTCAATTTCCCGTCTTCCTGA